From a single Glycine soja cultivar W05 chromosome 19, ASM419377v2, whole genome shotgun sequence genomic region:
- the LOC114399551 gene encoding pentatricopeptide repeat-containing protein At5g03800-like, translating to MAGSGGGGLHCKSFLKSSLSPPYSKPPPSLSLRHGTLHATLLKRDQDTHLSTYLKLNLFPHALGLCGTLGHLDMGKQIHCHVVKRGLGCNLEVGNAVVSMYFKCGSVDDAMKVFNDMPCTDIVTWNTLISGNLMHRQGDRALEIWVEMLQEGMKPNQVTFVLIISAYRKTNLNLVDDCRSLFNSMRTVYQIEPTSKHYASFISVLGYWGLLQEALETINNMPFQPSALVWRALLDGCRLHKNALIGKWAAQNILTLEPKDPSTFILVSNLYSASGMGPL from the coding sequence ATGGCAGGCAGCGGCGGCGGCGGCCTCCACTGCAAATCCTTCTTGAAGTCTTCCCTTTCTCCTCCATACTCCAAACCACCGCCCTCCCTCTCTCTCCGTCATGGCACCCTCCACGCCACGCTCCTCAAACGCGACCAAGACACCCATCTCTCCACTTACCTCAAACTCAACCTCTTCCCCCACGCTCTTGGTCTTTGTGGAACTCTTGGTCATCTTGATATGGGTAAGCAAATCCATTGCCATGTGGTTAAACGTGGCTTGGGATGtaatttggaagttggaaatgcAGTTGTTAGCATGTATTTTAAGTGTGGGAGTGTGGATGATGCAATGAAGGTTTTCAATGATATGCCTTGTACTGATATAGTTACATGGAATACTTTGATTTCTGGCAATCTTATGCACAGACAGGGGGATAGAGCATTGGAAATATGGGTGGAGATGCTGCAGGAGGGCATGAAGCCTAACCAAGTTACATTTGTTTTGATCATTTCAGCTTACAGGAAAACTAACTTAAATTTGGTTGATGATTGTCGTAGTTTGTTTAATTCAATGAGAACTGTTTATCAAATTGAGCCCACATCCAAGCATTATGCTTCCTTCATCAGTGTTTTGGGTTACTGGGGTCTTCTGCAAGAAGCACTAGAAACTATCAATAACATGCCTTTCCAGCCTTCTGCTCTTGTTTGGCGCGCTTTGCTTGATGGTTGTAGATTGCATAAGAATGCGTTGATTGGAAAATGGGCTGCTCAGAATATTCTTACCCTAGAACCTAAAGATCCTTCAACATTTATACTTGTTTCAAATTTGTATTCTGCTTCTGGGATGGGACCGCTCTGA